From a single Labrenzia sp. PHM005 genomic region:
- a CDS encoding AtpZ/AtpI family protein, translating to MSGSSQNGNSDDLDKAASEADLSERRDRLNRMLDGQRKADEAEQRVKKSDSSGYGQAMKLSSEFISGIVVGGGLGWFVDQWLGTTPFGLIVFLLIGFAAGVLNVMRAAGRIAEPEQRVKRDDAGDGGSN from the coding sequence ATGAGTGGCTCTTCGCAAAACGGCAATTCTGATGACCTGGATAAGGCAGCCTCCGAGGCGGATCTGTCGGAACGGCGGGACCGTCTGAACCGGATGCTGGATGGCCAGCGCAAAGCTGATGAAGCGGAGCAAAGGGTCAAAAAAAGCGATTCCTCCGGCTATGGTCAGGCAATGAAACTCTCTTCTGAGTTCATTTCCGGGATTGTGGTTGGTGGCGGTTTGGGCTGGTTCGTTGATCAGTGGCTGGGGACGACACCCTTCGGGTTGATTGTTTTCCTGCTCATTGGTTTCGCGGCGGGCGTATTGAACGTTATGAGGGCTGCTGGGCGTATTGCCGAGCCGGAACAACGGGTCAAACGCGATGATGCTGGCGACGGCGGATCAAACTGA